The stretch of DNA CGCTGTACTGGTTCACCGGCACCGGTGGCTCGTCGTCGTGGACCTACTACGACGGTGCCGCCGGTATGCCGATCGACCAGGCCGTCGTGCCGACCGGCGTGTCCCACGGCGGACCGGACGCCTTCCGGCGGATCGCGGAGCGGAACAACGACATCGTGCAGTGGTCGGGCCGCGACGCCGCGAGCCACATGGTGGCGATGGTGGACGCCGCGGGGCTCGCGGCCGACATCGAGGAGTTCTTCGGGAAGCTCCGCTAGCGCCTGCGGGACAGCCCGACGCCGACGAGGCAGATCGCGCCCCCGACCAGCGCGAGCAGCGGCGGCACCTCGCCGAGCAGCACAGCGGACAGCAGGATCGCGACCGGCGGCACGAGGTAGGTGCTCACGCCGAGCCGGCCCGCGTCCATCCGAGCGAGCGCGTAGGCCCAGGTGCTGAACGCGAGCGCGGTGGGCACCGCGCCGAGGAAGACGAGCCCGGCCGTGGCCCCGGCCGGTGCGGCGGCCAGCTCGCTGACGAGGCCAGGCGCGAACGGCAGGCAGGCGACCGCACCGATCGTGCAGGCGAGCCAGGTGACCTGCAGCCCGGGCAGCCTGCGCAGCACCGGCTTCTGCGCGAGCACCCCGACCGCGTACGTGACGGCGGCGACGAGGCAGAACACGACGCCGAGCACGTCGGACTCCGCCGCGCCCGCGGTGGCCGCGCCGACGAGCAGTGCACCGCAGAACGCGACGATCGCGCCGATCACCAACCAGCGCGGGAAGCCCTCGCCGAGCCACAGCCCGGCGAACAGCGCGATGAGGACCGGCCCGACACCGACGAGCATCGCGGACGTGCCGGCGTCGACGCGCTGCTCGCCCGCGTTGAGGGCGACGTTGTAGACGGCGAACCACGCCAGCGCGCACAGCACGACGAGGGCCCACTCCCGCCGGGTCGGCCACACCCAGCGGCGGGTCACCAGCAGCCCGGCGCCGAGCGCGAGCGACCCGACGAGCAGCCTGCCGAGCGTCAGCGGGCCCGGTTCGTAGGACGCTCCGACCGCCCGGATCGCCACGAAAGCCGCCGCCCACGAGAGCACCGTGACCGCGACGGCCACCAGTGCGCTCCACCGGTAGCGGGAAGCGGGCACGGCTGGTCGCGTGGGCAGAGTGGTCATGGTCGGAACGCTAACTCCACGCACCGACCGAACCACGCGGTTTTCGGACATCGCACTGCCGGTTCCGCGGCGGACGATGATCGTTGCGAGAAGCTCGACTGCGCTGGACGAACCGCTGTGACGTGCGGCTCGTCGTGAACATCCGCGGCCGAGCGGCCCGAGGAGTACTTCCGTGCGGTCGGCAGCGCCGTGGTGTGCGTCTCGCGCCGATCAGCCGGGTCCGGGTGCCGGATGTGGGCAACCCACCTCCGCTCGCCCGCCTGGCACACTGCGGCGATCACCAAGCGTCGTGGAGTGGAGACGGAACGACGTGGCCGGACCGAACGGGGCAGTTGTACGGCGGCTGCATCTCGGCCGCATCCTGCGGGAGCTGCGGGAGCAGGCGGGGTTGTCGCTGGAGATCGCGGCGCCCGCCTTCGACTGGTCGAGCAGCAAGCTCAGCCGGATCGAGAACGGGCGCCAGGGCGTCGACGTGCACGGCGTGCGCACGATGATGGACGTCTACGGAGTGGTCGGACCCCAGTGGGAAGAGCTGCTAGACCTCACCCGAGCGGCCTCCGAGAAGGGCTGGTGGCGGGCCTACGGCCTGGACGACAAGGGCTATGTCCCGCTCGAAGCGGAGGCGACCCTCATCCGCGAGGCAACGGCTGCCTTCGTTCCCGGACTGCTGCAGACGGATGCGTACGCCAAGGCCGTCTTCGCGGCCACGCTGCACCGCAGGAGCGAGACCGAGCTGGCCAACCTGACCGCCATCCGCGGGAGGCGTCAGGAACGGCTGACCTCCGACGAGGACCCGCTCGAGCTGATCGCGGTGGTCGACGAGGCGGTCCTGCGTCGCCCCGTCGGCGGGCGGGCGGTGATGCGGGTGCAGCTCGCGCACCTCGCCGAGGCAGCGGCTCTTGACCGGGTGACGCTGCAGGTCCTGCCGTTGAGCCTCGGCGCGCACCCCGGGCTCTCCGCCCCGTTCACCCTGCTCACCTTCGGCGACATCGACTTCGGAGACATGGTCTACGTCGAGCATCCGGTCGGCGCCGTCCACATCAACAAGGAGAGCGAGGTCGCCGTAGCTACACTCACGTTCGACCGGCTGCGGTCACTCGCGCTCGACGTCGAAGAGTCCGTGGCGCTGATCGAGCGGGTGGCCGCGGAGACGTAGCGGACGGAAACGAGGTGCGCCGTGGACCGCACCGGCATCCGGTGGCGCACCAGCAGCTTCAGCAACAGCGACGGCGGCAACAACTGCGTCGAGGTCGCCTTCCTCCCCGAAGGCCGGGTCGCGGTGCGCGACACGAAGGCCCGCCGCCGCCCGCCCCACGTGCACACCGCCGCGGCCTGGGCCGCCTTCCTGTCAGGCGTGCGCTGCGGCGAGTTCACGTCACGCTGACCTCGCGGGCAGGCGGTCCCAGGTTCTCGTCGGCACGACCGGCGAGTACGTGCGCGCTCAGGCTTCCACGCTGCTCAGCGCCCCGTGCGCGACGAGGGCCCATGCGAGGAGGCCGAAGGCGACGGTGTGGGCGATGGTGCGCAGGTTGTTCCACCGGACCCAGCTGTCCTCGAAGCGGGCGCGGACCGCGGCGAGGTCGCTGATGCCGTCGGGGTCCCCGGCCACGTCGAGCGCGTTGTTCAGCGGCACGTTGACGACCATCGTCATGAGGAACGCCACCACGTAGACCAGGAGCGCGGCGATGATCCAGGGCAGTGCCGGGCTCCCCGGCATGCCCCATGCCAGCACCACCGCCAGTCCGACCAGGGGGATCGAGCCGACGAACGGCACCAGGAACACCGGGTTGAGGATCGCCCGGTTGATGTTCTGCATCGTTTCCACGAAGGTGTGGTCGGACGATCGGGCCAGTCCCGGCATCACCGAGCAGGCGTAGGCGTAGAACAACCCCGCGATGGCGCCCGTGCTGATCGTGGCCGTCAGGAGCACGACGGTCTGGAGCACTCTCATGTCGGCCTCAGTTCCAGACGCCGGTCGCGGCCGTGGCGCGGGCCCAGTCCGCGAAGTCCCGGGCGGGCCGGCCCAGCACCTGCTGGACGCCGTCGCACAGGCTCTCGTTGCGGCCGTCCAGCACGGACGTGAACAGGTACTTCAGCAGCTCGACGACGTCAGCGGGCACGCCGTCGGCGATCATGGACGCCGCGAAGTCCTCCACCGGGATCCGGGTGTAGCCGATCGTGCGGCCGGTGGCCGCGGAGATCGCGGCGACGGCGTCGGGGAAGGTGAGCAGCCGGGGTCCGGTCAGCTCGTAGATCCGGCCGACGTGACCGTCCTGGGTGAGCACCGCGGCCGCGACGTCGGCGATGTCGTCGGCGTCCACGAAGGGCTCTCCGACGTCGCCCGCCGGCAGGTACACGTGTCCGGCGACGACGGGGTCGAGCAGGTAGCTCTCGTCGAAGTTCTGGTTGAACCAGCTGCAGCGCAGGACCGTCCAGTCCGCGCCCGATGCCGCCAGCTCCTGTTCGCTGGCCTGGGCCTCCTCCTCGCCGCGGCCCGACAGCAGCACCAGCCGCCGGGTGCCGGACTTCAGCGCGGTCTCGGCGAACGCACCGATCGCCGCGGGCGCCCCGGGTGCGGCCAGGTCGGGGTAGTAGGACACGTAGGCGGCGTCCACGTTCTCCAGCGCGGGCGCCCAGGTGGCCGGGTCCTCCCAGTCGAAGGGGACGCCGCCGGACCGGGAGCCGATGCGTACCGGCCGGTCCTGGGCGGTCAGCCGCTGCACGACGCGCCTGCCGGTCTTGCCGTTGCCGCCGATGACGAGGGTGAAGTTCTCGGTCATGTCGTCGCTCCTTGGTTGTTCGCCGTTCCTGTACGACTCGACGATCGGCCGGAACGGGATTGGCAACAACGACCATGTGTGGAACGGTCGTTAACCCACGGGTTCACGATTCGGGGTTCACGGTGGAACGGCGCGACATCGAGATCTTCCTGACGCTGGCCGATGAGCTGCACTTCGGCCGCACCGCCGAGCGCCTGCACGTCTCCACCGCCCGGGTCAGCCAGACGATCAGCAAGCTGGAGCGGCGGATCGGCGCCGCGCTGTTCGAGCGGACCAGCCGCCGGGTCACCCTGACCCCGATCGGCAGCCGTCTGGA from Pseudonocardia cypriaca encodes:
- a CDS encoding DMT family transporter — translated: MTTLPTRPAVPASRYRWSALVAVAVTVLSWAAAFVAIRAVGASYEPGPLTLGRLLVGSLALGAGLLVTRRWVWPTRREWALVVLCALAWFAVYNVALNAGEQRVDAGTSAMLVGVGPVLIALFAGLWLGEGFPRWLVIGAIVAFCGALLVGAATAGAAESDVLGVVFCLVAAVTYAVGVLAQKPVLRRLPGLQVTWLACTIGAVACLPFAPGLVSELAAAPAGATAGLVFLGAVPTALAFSTWAYALARMDAGRLGVSTYLVPPVAILLSAVLLGEVPPLLALVGGAICLVGVGLSRRR
- a CDS encoding helix-turn-helix domain-containing protein, whose amino-acid sequence is MAGPNGAVVRRLHLGRILRELREQAGLSLEIAAPAFDWSSSKLSRIENGRQGVDVHGVRTMMDVYGVVGPQWEELLDLTRAASEKGWWRAYGLDDKGYVPLEAEATLIREATAAFVPGLLQTDAYAKAVFAATLHRRSETELANLTAIRGRRQERLTSDEDPLELIAVVDEAVLRRPVGGRAVMRVQLAHLAEAAALDRVTLQVLPLSLGAHPGLSAPFTLLTFGDIDFGDMVYVEHPVGAVHINKESEVAVATLTFDRLRSLALDVEESVALIERVAAET
- a CDS encoding DUF397 domain-containing protein, with amino-acid sequence MDRTGIRWRTSSFSNSDGGNNCVEVAFLPEGRVAVRDTKARRRPPHVHTAAAWAAFLSGVRCGEFTSR
- a CDS encoding DUF1772 domain-containing protein; the protein is MRVLQTVVLLTATISTGAIAGLFYAYACSVMPGLARSSDHTFVETMQNINRAILNPVFLVPFVGSIPLVGLAVVLAWGMPGSPALPWIIAALLVYVVAFLMTMVVNVPLNNALDVAGDPDGISDLAAVRARFEDSWVRWNNLRTIAHTVAFGLLAWALVAHGALSSVEA
- a CDS encoding NAD(P)H-binding protein, with amino-acid sequence MTENFTLVIGGNGKTGRRVVQRLTAQDRPVRIGSRSGGVPFDWEDPATWAPALENVDAAYVSYYPDLAAPGAPAAIGAFAETALKSGTRRLVLLSGRGEEEAQASEQELAASGADWTVLRCSWFNQNFDESYLLDPVVAGHVYLPAGDVGEPFVDADDIADVAAAVLTQDGHVGRIYELTGPRLLTFPDAVAAISAATGRTIGYTRIPVEDFAASMIADGVPADVVELLKYLFTSVLDGRNESLCDGVQQVLGRPARDFADWARATAATGVWN